A window of the Mucilaginibacter sp. cycad4 genome harbors these coding sequences:
- a CDS encoding phosphoenolpyruvate carboxylase, translated as MSPTLKLNQREAAFNNEVVTRFELYNSLFQTLPFYQVKDTGILLPFFSSHCEKGAITHDSPTDIIESFFEKYVPDIDHREQINRMFRFIQYIERQVVLFDAIEDSSFNKIGKFDDSGTLQSLLQHAAISDESRQDISEKLKDFSLRLVLTAHPTQFYPGTVLGIMTDLIEAVKINDINNIDVLLQQLGKTPFFNKTSPTPVDEAISLSWFLENIFYHAVSGIQSKLEEEFDIDAASRQILELGFWPGGDRDGNPNVTTQTTKEVASFLRQRLFRCYYRDFRVLKRRITFRGVEEAMTKLETLFYKNANEQLTPVNLQGELLELLLSIKEVILRDHDGLFVNIVEDMIQKVRLFGCYFATLDIRQDSRILRKVFEYGTQNIDTGVAEGYSELSEDDKIKSITFKEADFVCPKEEKDAMIHDTLDTIRLVKQIQQGNGERACQRFIISNCQRASDILQLITLFLWSGWKKDSLSIDFMPLFETVNDLEHAAGIMEQLYTHPFYAEHLKNRGSQQTIMLGFSDSTKDGGYLMANWSIYKAKVELTAMARKYGIQLAFFDGRGGPPARGGGKTHRFYASMGKEIANEHIQLTIQGQTVSSQYGSVETAQFNMEQLINAGIISALHPNRNDLLDNRHKELIQQMADVSYKLFIDLRAHPLFVEYLEKFSPLKLLSRINISSRPTKRNAGAQLKLEDLRAISFVTSWSQLKQSIPGFYGVGTALKQVKETGGWDEIKELYQTSGFFKTMLDNCMMSMSKSDFRVTAYLEQDEKFGAFWKMLRDEFILTREMLLELTGSTVLMEEYPVERRSIAIREKIVLPLVIIQHYALQCINYEKDTELNDVYNKLVIRTVYGIVNAGRNLA; from the coding sequence ATGTCGCCAACGTTAAAACTCAACCAAAGAGAAGCAGCTTTCAATAATGAAGTTGTTACCCGATTTGAGTTATATAACAGTTTGTTTCAAACACTTCCATTTTACCAGGTAAAGGATACAGGGATCTTATTACCATTCTTCAGTTCGCATTGCGAAAAGGGTGCAATTACCCATGATTCGCCGACAGATATTATCGAGTCGTTTTTTGAAAAGTATGTACCGGATATCGACCACCGCGAACAGATCAACCGCATGTTCAGGTTTATTCAGTACATTGAACGCCAGGTGGTTTTGTTTGATGCTATTGAAGATTCGTCCTTTAATAAAATAGGTAAGTTTGATGATAGCGGTACCCTGCAAAGCTTGTTGCAGCATGCAGCAATCAGTGATGAAAGCCGCCAGGATATCAGTGAAAAATTAAAAGATTTTTCGTTACGACTGGTGCTTACTGCGCACCCTACGCAGTTTTATCCCGGTACGGTGCTTGGCATCATGACTGATTTAATTGAGGCTGTAAAAATCAACGATATCAATAACATTGATGTATTACTGCAGCAATTAGGTAAAACACCATTCTTTAATAAAACATCACCAACACCTGTTGATGAGGCTATCAGTCTTTCCTGGTTCCTGGAAAATATATTTTATCATGCTGTATCGGGGATCCAGTCAAAACTGGAAGAGGAATTTGATATTGATGCTGCAAGCCGTCAAATACTGGAGCTCGGTTTTTGGCCGGGCGGCGACCGTGACGGTAACCCTAATGTAACAACCCAAACCACCAAAGAAGTTGCCAGTTTTTTAAGGCAGCGCCTGTTCAGGTGTTACTACCGCGATTTCAGGGTACTTAAGCGCCGCATCACTTTCCGCGGTGTTGAGGAGGCCATGACTAAACTGGAGACGCTGTTTTATAAAAACGCTAATGAACAGTTAACTCCGGTTAACCTGCAAGGCGAACTACTGGAACTGCTGCTTTCCATAAAAGAAGTCATCCTTAGAGATCACGATGGTTTGTTCGTGAATATTGTTGAGGATATGATCCAGAAGGTACGCCTTTTTGGATGCTATTTTGCAACGCTTGATATCAGGCAGGACAGCCGTATTTTACGTAAGGTATTTGAATACGGAACCCAAAATATTGACACAGGCGTAGCGGAAGGTTATTCGGAACTAAGCGAGGATGATAAAATAAAGAGCATCACCTTTAAAGAGGCCGATTTTGTTTGCCCTAAAGAGGAAAAAGATGCTATGATCCACGATACACTGGATACCATCAGGTTAGTTAAGCAAATTCAACAGGGTAATGGTGAAAGGGCCTGCCAGCGTTTTATCATCAGCAACTGCCAGCGCGCTTCGGATATCCTGCAACTGATTACGCTGTTTTTATGGAGCGGATGGAAAAAAGACAGCTTAAGCATTGATTTTATGCCGCTGTTTGAAACTGTGAACGACCTGGAACATGCTGCGGGCATCATGGAGCAATTATATACCCATCCGTTTTATGCCGAGCACCTGAAAAACAGGGGCAGCCAGCAAACCATTATGCTTGGCTTTTCGGATAGTACCAAAGATGGCGGTTACCTGATGGCTAACTGGTCGATATATAAAGCTAAAGTTGAGCTTACCGCAATGGCCCGTAAATACGGTATTCAACTGGCGTTTTTTGATGGCAGGGGAGGCCCGCCTGCACGTGGCGGCGGTAAAACACACCGTTTCTATGCGTCGATGGGTAAAGAGATTGCTAACGAGCATATCCAGTTAACTATTCAGGGGCAAACCGTTAGTTCACAATACGGTTCGGTTGAAACTGCCCAATTTAATATGGAACAGTTGATCAACGCAGGTATTATCTCAGCTTTGCACCCTAACCGTAACGATCTGTTGGATAACCGTCATAAAGAACTCATTCAGCAAATGGCCGATGTGAGCTATAAGCTGTTTATCGATCTGCGCGCACATCCGCTGTTTGTTGAATACCTCGAAAAATTCAGCCCGCTGAAATTATTGTCAAGGATCAATATCAGCAGCCGACCAACCAAACGTAACGCAGGGGCTCAATTGAAACTGGAAGATTTGAGGGCTATCAGCTTTGTAACTTCATGGAGCCAGTTAAAACAAAGCATCCCCGGTTTTTATGGTGTAGGTACTGCGCTTAAACAGGTTAAAGAAACCGGCGGCTGGGACGAGATCAAAGAGCTTTACCAAACATCAGGTTTCTTTAAAACCATGCTGGATAACTGTATGATGTCGATGTCAAAGTCAGATTTCAGGGTTACTGCGTACCTGGAGCAGGATGAAAAATTTGGCGCCTTCTGGAAAATGCTTCGCGATGAGTTTATCCTTACCCGCGAAATGCTTCTTGAACTAACCGGCAGTACCGTACTGATGGAAGAATACCCGGTTGAACGTCGTTCTATCGCCATTCGCGAAAAAATAGTGTTACCGCTGGTGATCATTCAGCACTACGCCCTGCAATGTATCAATTATGAAAAGGATACCGAGCTTAATGATGTTTACAATAAGCTCGTGATCCGTACGGTTTACGGTATTGTAAATGCCGGGCGCAATTTGGCTTAA
- a CDS encoding alpha-L-arabinofuranosidase C-terminal domain-containing protein: MKKNPFLQLGVIALSLLSSASFGQTGTLNISTDSKTTISKHIYGQFAEHLGHGIYGGFWVDKTLPVKKQDRIRLDIVDALKKIKIPNLRWPGGCFADEYHWRDGIGPAAVRPRMVNTNWGGITEDNSFGTHEFLELCDLLGCEPYIAGNVGSGTVDEMSKWIEYLNSNSSSTVVQLRKKNGHPAPYKVTLWGVGNESWGCGGNMTPEYYADLFKRYASFAKDYPGAKLKKIASGPNSDDYRWTEVCMKNIPNWMMSGLSLHYYTVPTGNWGKKGSATDFSEKEYFGTMVNCLKMEELVTKHSAIMDKYDPDKKVALVVDEWGVWTDPEPGTNPGFLYQQNSLRDALIAGTTLNIFNNHSDRVKMAALAQTINVLQALILTDKEKMVLTPTYHVFDMYKVHQDAKYLPIKLSVPDYEVDGKKIEAVNASASQDAAGKVHISLVNLDPHNTITITTGLSDVKWQTVSGQVLTSANLTDVNTFKDANKIHLNAFAGAKKDGDKLVVSLPAKSIVTLELK; encoded by the coding sequence ATGAAAAAGAACCCGTTTTTACAACTCGGCGTTATCGCTTTGTCCTTATTGAGCTCGGCATCCTTCGGGCAAACAGGTACACTTAATATCAGTACCGACTCAAAAACAACTATTAGCAAGCACATTTACGGCCAGTTTGCCGAGCATCTCGGTCATGGCATTTATGGCGGTTTCTGGGTTGATAAAACCCTTCCCGTAAAAAAACAGGACCGCATCAGGCTTGATATTGTTGATGCCCTTAAAAAGATAAAGATCCCTAACCTTCGCTGGCCCGGCGGCTGCTTTGCCGACGAGTACCACTGGCGCGATGGCATTGGCCCAGCAGCGGTACGCCCGCGCATGGTAAATACCAACTGGGGCGGCATTACCGAAGATAACAGCTTTGGCACACATGAGTTCCTGGAGCTTTGCGACCTGTTAGGCTGTGAGCCTTACATAGCGGGCAACGTAGGCAGCGGCACAGTTGATGAAATGTCGAAATGGATTGAATACTTAAACTCAAACAGTAGCAGCACAGTAGTACAATTGCGTAAAAAGAATGGTCACCCGGCTCCATATAAGGTAACACTTTGGGGTGTAGGAAACGAAAGCTGGGGCTGCGGCGGCAATATGACACCTGAATATTATGCCGACCTGTTTAAACGCTATGCTTCATTTGCCAAGGATTACCCAGGCGCCAAGCTGAAAAAAATAGCCAGCGGACCAAACTCTGACGATTACCGCTGGACAGAGGTTTGTATGAAAAACATCCCTAACTGGATGATGTCGGGCCTGTCGTTACATTATTACACTGTGCCAACCGGCAACTGGGGTAAAAAAGGTTCGGCAACTGATTTTAGCGAGAAAGAATACTTCGGCACTATGGTTAACTGCCTTAAAATGGAAGAGCTGGTTACTAAACATTCGGCTATTATGGATAAATATGACCCGGATAAAAAAGTAGCCCTTGTTGTTGACGAATGGGGCGTTTGGACTGATCCTGAACCTGGAACAAACCCTGGCTTCCTTTATCAGCAAAACAGCCTGCGCGATGCTTTGATAGCAGGTACAACGCTTAACATATTCAATAACCACAGCGACCGTGTTAAAATGGCTGCACTTGCACAAACCATTAACGTACTGCAGGCATTGATATTAACTGATAAAGAGAAAATGGTGCTCACCCCTACTTACCACGTATTTGATATGTATAAGGTGCACCAGGATGCCAAATACCTGCCTATTAAATTAAGCGTACCTGATTACGAAGTTGACGGCAAAAAAATCGAAGCTGTAAATGCATCTGCTTCGCAGGATGCGGCCGGCAAGGTACACATCTCATTAGTTAACCTTGATCCGCACAATACCATTACCATTACAACCGGCCTTAGCGATGTAAAATGGCAAACCGTTAGCGGCCAGGTATTAACCTCGGCCAATTTAACTGATGTTAATACATTTAAAGATGCCAACAAAATTCATCTGAACGCCTTTGCCGGCGCTAAGAAAGACGGTGACAAACTGGTAGTGAGCCTGCCTGCAAAATCAATAGTAACACTCGAATTGAAATAA
- a CDS encoding TlpA disulfide reductase family protein, whose amino-acid sequence MIQRKKISVSNIFSILIMVLALLVIFNPNAKGYLIRGLMSLGFFQPDIDEYTKHHENFANVPDIQFKDAAGNTTSLSVLKSKVVFINYWATWCPPCIAEMPKVNTLYKKFRNDPKVTFLLIDVDNDLPKAKAFMLKNKYDLPLYIQKSNVPGTLLDGTIPTTLVFDKEGKLIYKHSGAADYSSEKFEEFIRQNLD is encoded by the coding sequence ATGATCCAACGGAAAAAGATATCGGTCTCAAATATTTTTAGTATCCTCATTATGGTGTTGGCGTTGTTGGTTATTTTTAACCCCAATGCCAAAGGTTATCTAATCAGGGGCCTCATGTCGCTGGGGTTTTTCCAGCCCGATATTGATGAGTATACTAAGCATCACGAAAACTTTGCCAATGTACCTGATATCCAGTTTAAGGATGCAGCGGGCAATACCACATCGTTAAGCGTCTTAAAATCTAAAGTGGTATTTATAAACTACTGGGCTACCTGGTGCCCTCCCTGCATTGCCGAAATGCCTAAAGTGAATACGCTTTATAAAAAATTCAGGAACGATCCAAAAGTAACCTTTCTTTTGATTGATGTAGATAACGACTTGCCTAAAGCCAAAGCTTTTATGCTTAAAAACAAGTACGACCTACCCTTATATATACAAAAGAGCAATGTACCCGGCACTTTATTGGATGGCACTATCCCTACTACCCTCGTGTTTGATAAAGAGGGTAAGCTTATTTATAAACACTCTGGCGCGGCAGATTATAGCAGTGAAAAGTTTGAAGAGTTTATAAGGCAGAACCTTGATTAG
- a CDS encoding DUF6691 family protein, with product MLNIKYLFAGLLFGIVLVKSEVISWFRIQEMFRLQSFHMYGIIGSAIIVGMISVMIIKRFNIKTLTGDAIVIPDKKFNWGNVYGGLIFGLGWAITGACPGPLFAQIGSGFLVTSVTLLSAILGTWVYGAIKDKLPY from the coding sequence ATGCTCAACATCAAATATCTGTTTGCCGGCCTGCTTTTTGGCATAGTACTGGTAAAATCGGAGGTGATATCCTGGTTCAGGATCCAGGAAATGTTCAGGCTGCAATCGTTTCATATGTATGGTATCATTGGCAGCGCTATTATTGTAGGGATGATCTCTGTTATGATAATTAAACGTTTTAATATCAAAACCCTTACCGGCGATGCCATCGTTATTCCCGACAAAAAATTTAACTGGGGCAATGTATATGGCGGGTTGATATTTGGTTTAGGCTGGGCAATTACAGGCGCCTGCCCTGGTCCGCTGTTTGCGCAGATTGGAAGTGGCTTTTTGGTTACTTCGGTTACGCTTTTAAGCGCTATTTTGGGGACATGGGTTTATGGAGCAATAAAGGATAAATTGCCTTATTAA
- a CDS encoding YeeE/YedE thiosulfate transporter family protein codes for MDLITQPWPWYVAGPLIGLVVPALLIIGNKTFGISSSLRHICAACIPANIPFFKYDWKKESWNLFFVAGIVLGGLLAAQYLSANHPVNINPQTRALLQQQGVKDFNGLLPKDIFSFDELLTLRGFIFIVAGGFLVGFGTRYAGGCTSGHAIMGISSLQWPSLIATCCFMAGGFIMSWFILPYLLHL; via the coding sequence ATGGATCTGATAACCCAACCCTGGCCATGGTATGTAGCCGGGCCGCTGATAGGCCTTGTTGTACCGGCCCTGCTCATTATCGGTAATAAAACTTTTGGTATCTCATCATCATTAAGGCATATCTGTGCGGCATGTATTCCGGCCAATATCCCCTTTTTTAAATACGATTGGAAGAAAGAAAGCTGGAACTTGTTTTTTGTTGCAGGGATTGTTCTGGGAGGCCTCCTGGCTGCACAATATCTTTCTGCTAATCATCCGGTTAATATCAACCCGCAAACCCGTGCATTGCTGCAACAACAGGGAGTTAAAGATTTTAATGGCTTATTACCGAAGGATATTTTCAGTTTTGATGAGTTGCTTACCTTAAGAGGTTTTATTTTTATAGTGGCAGGCGGCTTTTTGGTAGGCTTTGGGACAAGGTATGCCGGCGGTTGTACATCAGGCCATGCCATCATGGGGATCTCGAGCCTGCAATGGCCATCGCTGATAGCGACCTGTTGTTTTATGGCAGGCGGATTCATTATGAGCTGGTTTATTTTACCTTACCTTTTACATTTATAA
- a CDS encoding transporter → MSLYFYRCCIVVSFLLAIAQCAKAQTDADALMIPKNYFCAAAVYTHGSWDHYWEGTFKRDNPNLGTVSTNVYSLGGNYGLSNRINLLFMVPYVTTNASAGTLRGEKSFQDLMVSFKWMAVKEEIGSGLFSVHAIATGSLPLANYQADFLPLSVGLHSKSVALRALLNYQTGRFFVAGSGQYIRRDNITIDRNSYYTTEMHYTNEVQLPNATNFMFSSGYRSLKFNAEATFTKITSTSGFDIRKNDMPFPSNRMNSTAVGLILKYSFQSISGLEFTAGGNYVLNGRNVGQTRSGFAGVYYVFSTKKEK, encoded by the coding sequence ATGTCGCTGTATTTTTACAGATGTTGTATAGTAGTTTCTTTTTTATTGGCTATTGCGCAATGTGCCAAAGCCCAAACCGATGCTGATGCATTGATGATCCCTAAAAATTATTTTTGTGCTGCCGCAGTATATACCCATGGGAGTTGGGACCATTACTGGGAAGGTACTTTTAAACGGGATAATCCAAATTTGGGCACTGTAAGCACAAACGTTTACAGCCTGGGTGGTAATTATGGTCTTTCAAACCGCATCAACCTGCTGTTCATGGTGCCTTACGTAACCACCAATGCTTCGGCCGGTACTTTACGTGGTGAAAAGTCATTTCAGGACCTTATGGTTTCGTTTAAATGGATGGCCGTAAAAGAGGAGATAGGCAGCGGTTTGTTTAGCGTTCATGCTATAGCTACGGGTTCATTGCCTTTAGCCAATTATCAAGCCGATTTTTTGCCTTTATCTGTAGGTTTGCATAGCAAAAGCGTAGCCTTACGTGCCTTGCTTAACTATCAAACAGGCAGGTTCTTTGTGGCAGGCTCAGGCCAGTACATTCGTCGTGATAATATTACTATCGACAGAAACTCATATTATACAACCGAAATGCATTACACCAACGAGGTGCAGTTACCAAACGCTACCAACTTTATGTTTAGCAGCGGTTACCGCAGCCTTAAATTTAATGCCGAAGCTACGTTTACAAAAATTACGAGCACAAGCGGCTTTGATATCCGTAAAAACGATATGCCTTTTCCAAGTAACCGCATGAATAGCACTGCTGTTGGTTTAATATTGAAATACAGCTTCCAGTCTATCAGCGGACTTGAGTTTACTGCAGGCGGTAACTATGTTTTAAACGGACGTAATGTAGGCCAAACCCGGTCGGGATTTGCAGGTGTGTACTATGTGTTTAGCACCAAAAAGGAGAAGTAA
- a CDS encoding phosphatase PAP2 family protein has protein sequence MKKTILNIFTITVLAAATFSSCRKDILDRTALYPALKPSNLDLTADTWNPVLVKDFSVLSVSAPDAVTSPAYVADLNEIKGLQKNLTSDQQSKIQYWSAGSVLRWNEILRELVAKHNIPPYQNPDGTYPAPNSANPFNYPEFPFSNPPYAARAYAYVSAAQYDALVAAWHFKNIYKRTAPYKNDSGIKALIPASELPSYPSEDAVISGATSEIMKLLFPADVAYIQQKVDEERLYRMASGANTRGEFTAGESLGRQVAAIFATRARNDGAGKAGGSPAIWKNFETITAAKGEQFWVSLETPKRPPMLPLFSKVVPFLFDSTVVAAIRPPAPYATNSAEFKKETEEVLSFSKDHSRDHEELVAFWADGAGTYTPTGHWNAIAADEFVKQNYSEIRWARNFALLNMAEMDAAIVCWDTKYFYFNQRPSQANPNIKTLTGVPNFPAYTSGHSNFSGAAATVLTYLLPDRGTKFTDMAHAAAMSRLYGAIHYRSDCEVGLVTGNKVGQYAVNRGKADGADAK, from the coding sequence ATGAAAAAAACGATACTTAATATATTCACAATAACAGTGTTGGCTGCGGCAACGTTTAGTTCGTGCAGGAAAGATATTTTAGACCGGACTGCGCTGTACCCGGCGCTTAAGCCATCAAACCTGGACCTTACTGCCGATACCTGGAACCCCGTGCTGGTTAAAGATTTTAGTGTGTTAAGCGTGTCCGCGCCTGATGCAGTTACATCGCCGGCCTATGTGGCCGATCTGAACGAGATCAAAGGATTACAAAAAAACCTGACCAGTGATCAGCAGTCAAAGATCCAATACTGGAGTGCTGGCTCTGTATTAAGGTGGAACGAGATTTTGCGCGAACTGGTAGCCAAACATAACATACCGCCATACCAAAACCCTGATGGTACTTATCCTGCTCCAAACTCAGCCAATCCTTTTAACTACCCTGAGTTTCCGTTCTCTAACCCGCCTTATGCTGCACGTGCCTACGCTTATGTAAGTGCTGCACAATATGATGCGCTGGTAGCTGCGTGGCACTTCAAAAACATTTATAAACGTACCGCACCGTATAAAAACGATTCGGGTATTAAAGCGCTGATCCCGGCATCCGAACTGCCATCGTACCCAAGCGAGGATGCGGTAATATCTGGTGCCACATCTGAGATTATGAAGTTATTATTCCCTGCGGATGTAGCTTATATACAACAAAAGGTTGATGAAGAAAGATTATACAGGATGGCGTCAGGAGCTAATACCCGTGGCGAATTTACTGCCGGCGAATCGTTGGGCAGGCAGGTAGCTGCCATATTTGCCACCCGCGCCCGTAATGACGGTGCAGGCAAAGCTGGTGGTTCCCCTGCTATCTGGAAAAATTTTGAAACTATCACCGCTGCAAAAGGTGAGCAATTTTGGGTGAGCCTGGAAACCCCCAAAAGGCCGCCGATGCTGCCATTGTTTTCAAAGGTTGTTCCCTTTCTGTTTGATTCGACTGTCGTCGCTGCTATCAGGCCGCCTGCACCATATGCAACAAATTCGGCTGAGTTTAAAAAAGAAACAGAAGAGGTATTGTCATTCAGTAAAGACCATAGCCGCGATCATGAAGAGCTGGTTGCTTTCTGGGCCGATGGCGCCGGTACTTATACACCTACAGGTCACTGGAACGCTATTGCGGCCGATGAATTTGTAAAACAAAACTACAGCGAAATACGCTGGGCCCGTAACTTTGCACTATTGAACATGGCCGAAATGGACGCCGCTATTGTATGCTGGGATACCAAGTATTTTTATTTTAACCAGCGTCCGTCGCAGGCTAATCCAAATATCAAAACATTAACAGGTGTGCCAAATTTTCCGGCCTATACATCAGGTCACTCTAACTTTAGCGGCGCGGCGGCCACTGTATTAACGTATTTGCTGCCTGATAGGGGGACTAAGTTTACAGATATGGCACATGCGGCGGCTATGTCAAGATTGTACGGGGCTATTCACTACCGGAGCGATTGCGAAGTTGGTTTGGTAACCGGCAATAAAGTTGGACAGTACGCAGTTAACAGGGGTAAGGCCGATGGGGCCGACGCAAAATAA
- a CDS encoding RidA family protein, producing MNTPDENFAALGLNLPPAPKPLGVYKPCLVDGKYLYLSGHGPVQDDASLIIGRIGETVTQEDGKLAAQQVGLTMLATIKANIGSFNKIKRVIKVLGMVNCTPEFEKHPFIINGASELFAKIWGEENGIGVRSAVGMGSLPDNIPVEIEALFELV from the coding sequence ATGAACACTCCCGATGAAAACTTTGCAGCGCTGGGTTTAAACCTGCCGCCTGCCCCAAAACCACTTGGCGTTTATAAACCATGTTTAGTTGATGGCAAATACCTTTACCTGTCGGGCCATGGTCCGGTACAGGATGATGCTTCACTCATTATTGGCCGCATTGGTGAAACAGTAACTCAGGAAGACGGTAAACTTGCCGCACAGCAGGTTGGTTTAACCATGCTGGCTACCATTAAAGCCAACATCGGCAGTTTTAATAAGATAAAACGTGTTATAAAAGTGCTGGGTATGGTTAACTGCACGCCTGAATTTGAGAAACATCCTTTTATCATCAATGGAGCCAGCGAACTTTTTGCCAAAATTTGGGGCGAAGAGAACGGCATAGGCGTACGCAGTGCGGTAGGAATGGGCTCATTACCTGATAATATCCCTGTTGAAATTGAAGCGCTGTTTGAATTAGTATAA
- a CDS encoding D-TA family PLP-dependent enzyme yields MITNWYNIQDIDKLDTPALVVYPDRVKTNITMLTGMIDDVARLRPHVKTYKNAEVTALLLNAGISKFKCATIAEAELLAMGKAPDVLLAYQPEGPKLHRFIRLIHAYPQTRFSCLVDNSASAKEISDEAVRFNANIDVYLDLNVGMNRTGITPGFEALQLYMDCGVLPGINPVGLHAYDGHIHDVDLQKRAERCNFAFDPVFKLQQTIKSKGYPEPVIVAGGSPTFPIHAKRNYVECSPGTFVYWDKGYQMGMPEQDFLPAALVVTRVISLPGPTKICLDVGHKSISAENELSKRIYFLNAPGLYPVSQSEEHLVVEAGDNHQYNIGDVLYGIPHHVCPTVALYERVYTIENENISGEWLNKARDRKITI; encoded by the coding sequence ATGATCACTAACTGGTATAATATACAGGATATTGATAAGCTGGATACCCCAGCGTTGGTGGTTTATCCCGATAGGGTTAAAACAAACATAACCATGCTTACCGGCATGATTGATGATGTTGCCCGTTTGCGTCCTCATGTTAAAACGTATAAAAATGCCGAGGTTACCGCTTTGCTGCTTAACGCAGGCATCAGTAAATTCAAATGCGCTACCATTGCCGAGGCCGAATTGCTGGCCATGGGCAAAGCTCCCGATGTTTTGCTGGCTTACCAGCCCGAGGGGCCGAAGCTGCACCGTTTCATCAGGCTGATCCATGCTTATCCGCAAACGCGTTTTTCGTGTTTGGTTGATAACTCCGCGTCTGCAAAGGAGATCTCTGATGAAGCAGTAAGATTTAATGCTAATATCGATGTATACCTCGATCTGAACGTAGGTATGAACCGTACAGGTATAACCCCGGGTTTTGAAGCTCTTCAGCTTTATATGGATTGCGGCGTATTGCCGGGTATTAACCCCGTGGGTTTGCATGCCTATGATGGCCACATTCATGATGTGGATCTGCAGAAACGGGCCGAACGCTGTAATTTTGCGTTTGATCCGGTGTTTAAATTACAGCAAACTATAAAAAGTAAAGGTTACCCCGAACCGGTTATCGTAGCAGGAGGCTCACCAACTTTTCCTATTCATGCCAAACGTAATTATGTTGAATGCAGCCCGGGTACGTTTGTTTACTGGGATAAAGGTTACCAGATGGGGATGCCTGAGCAGGACTTTTTACCTGCCGCATTGGTTGTTACCCGGGTGATTTCCCTGCCCGGCCCAACAAAGATTTGTTTGGATGTAGGGCATAAGTCGATATCGGCCGAGAACGAACTGAGCAAACGCATTTACTTTTTAAATGCGCCCGGGCTTTACCCTGTAAGCCAAAGTGAAGAACATTTGGTGGTTGAGGCAGGTGATAATCATCAATATAATATAGGCGATGTGCTTTACGGCATTCCGCACCATGTTTGCCCTACGGTGGCGTTGTATGAGCGCGTTTATACTATTGAAAATGAAAACATCAGCGGCGAATGGCTTAACAAGGCCCGCGACCGCAAAATTACCATTTAA